One Desulfuromonas sp. KJ2020 genomic window, ATGTCCGTTCCGTTTATTTTTTGTTCGATCGAACCAGATCGGTCAGGTTGTCTGTCAAGGTGCCCAGCAGGGTGACGGCAAAAGTTTTTTCGCTTGCTTCAAAATGCCACTGCATCAGGGGAACGTCGGCAATGGCGCTGTCGTAATCGCAGGATTCCGGCAGTCCCAGGTCGAATTCCTGGTTGTCAACGAGGACTTCGGAGAGGAAGCGGCCCGCGGCGGTATTGAGAATTTCAAACAGCAGGTCGTGAAGACTGCTTTCGGCCAACTCTTCCCGCGGCTCAGCATATACGGCTTCGCCCATTTCTTCGAGCAGGTTTCTGGGCATAAAAAGCTTGAACTCCCATTGCACCGGTTCGTGAACAAGCAGGCTGACGCAGAGAAGCTCTGCCAGGGCTATCTCGGAGTCTTCGCTGGCGAGCTCCTCAACGGGCATGAAGGTCATGCCTTCCAGCACCTCGCGGATAGCGCGGGTCATGCCGGTTCTGAGTGTGGCTTGGATCGGGTCCATGGTGTCTCCTGTTTATTTCAGCAAAAAGCTGAGAGTATCCATCAGCACGGTAGGCGTCACCGGTTTGTTGATGACCCGCAAAGCCCCGAGTTCCAGAAGCCTGGCCTCCTTGGCCGGGTTCCCGGCGCTGGTGATGACCACTACGGGCAGGGTGGACAGCTTGGGGTTGGCTCGGATCCATTTCAGCAAGGCCTCGCCATCCATCTGGGGCATGTTCAGGTCGGTCACCAGCAGGTCGGTGGGGGCTTCTTTCAGCTGCGCCAGAGCTTCGCGTCCGTTGGCCGCTTCGACAAAGGTTTCATCGCGCAGGCCGATGATTTCAAGGCAGCGGCGAATGAACATCCGGGCGGTGCTGGAGTCGTCCGCTATGACAATGCGTTTCACTTCAATTCTCCTTCGTCTCGTGAAAAGAGGCTTCGATGCGGCGGAACTCCTCTTGCGTTTCCAGCAGTATGAGGGCCAGGTCGTCGAAGGTCAAATCCAGGTAGTCGCTGTATCTCTGGTCCAGGGGGTATTGCAGTGTATCGGCACCGGTACCGCATCCCCCCATCATGGCGATGATATCACCGACATGAACCGCATAGACCAGGGCGCGATAAGCTTCCGGGGCTTCCTGAGGCTGATGGTGGTAACGGATGATCATTTGCAGGGCTTCCGGCAGTTGCCAGCACTTGGCCACCTCGAAGCCGGCCTCGGCGTGATCGATCCCCAGCAGGGCTCTTTCCCCTTCCAGATAGTCGACGATGGCATGTTTCTCCAGTTGTTCGACCAGTTCCGGTGCCGTGTCGTGCAGAAAATCGGAGAGGATGCCTTTGCCGATATCGTGCAGAATGCCCCCAGTAAAGGCCAGGCCGGCGTTCAGTTCAACCCGGGCCTTCTGACTGACCTGACGGGAAGCCATGGCGGTGAGCAGATCGTGGCGCCAGAGGGCCCCTTT contains:
- a CDS encoding response regulator, which codes for MKRIVIADDSSTARMFIRRCLEIIGLRDETFVEAANGREALAQLKEAPTDLLVTDLNMPQMDGEALLKWIRANPKLSTLPVVVITSAGNPAKEARLLELGALRVINKPVTPTVLMDTLSFLLK
- a CDS encoding HDOD domain-containing protein; protein product: MDRKFDRDTIIEAIRRVPLLSPSASRLLELTADPDHDLSQTIDIVKCDAPLTAHVLRIVNSAAFGLLNKVDSIDRAVAYLGERLVISIALGDNAGALFNKPLAGYDGEKGALWRHDLLTAMASRQVSQKARVELNAGLAFTGGILHDIGKGILSDFLHDTAPELVEQLEKHAIVDYLEGERALLGIDHAEAGFEVAKCWQLPEALQMIIRYHHQPQEAPEAYRALVYAVHVGDIIAMMGGCGTGADTLQYPLDQRYSDYLDLTFDDLALILLETQEEFRRIEASFHETKEN